One segment of Solanum lycopersicum chromosome 1, SLM_r2.1 DNA contains the following:
- the LOC138341864 gene encoding uncharacterized protein, translating into MKGVKRFCKKGKLSPQYFGPYRVSKKIGNVAYELDLPQELAVVHLVFHISMLKKFMVDPSLIVPTENIGIKDSLSYEEIMVQILDRQVFKLRTKEVTSVNVFWRNQFVEEATWETEEDMKKR; encoded by the coding sequence ATGAAGGGTGTTAAGAGGTTTTGTAAaaaagggaagcttagtccccAGTATTTTGGACCTTATAGGGTATCCAAGAAGATTGgtaatgtagcttatgagttggacctaccacaagagttagcagTGGTCCATCTAGTATTTCAtatctctatgttgaagaagttcaTGGTTGATCCTTCATTGATAGTACCAACTGAAAATATTGGGATTAAGGATAGTTTATCCTACGAAGAGATCATGGTTCAAATTTTGGATCGTCAAGTTTtcaagttgagaacaaaggaaGTTACATCAGTCAACGTCTTTTGGAGGaatcaatttgttgaagaagcaacCTGGGAAActgaggaggatatgaagaagagatga